In Bacillus thuringiensis, the DNA window CTGTTTTTCTTTTGATATTATATTTGATGTCAATATGGAGGTATACCCAAGTCTGGCTGAAGGGATCGGTCTTGAAAACCGACAGGCGGCGAGAGTCGCGCGGGGGTTCGAATCCCTCTACCTCCTCCAGATATAATTGACAACAGCGCATATAAGTGGAGATTGGAGAACTCGTTACCAACACGTAACGAGTTTTTATTTTAAAACCAATCATAAAGTATGGTGTAGGGCGATTTTCTCCTTATTACACACTCATATTCCGATGATTATCTTCATAGATATGAAAGGAGTCAACATGGATCTTATTATACAAACGTTTCCTTTAGATGGAAAAACTTTATATTATGTACAATGTCCTGTCTGTAAGAACAATAGAATTTTAAACAGTGGTGCAAATGTGTCACGCATTATAAGCGATGATACATTCCGTAAACTTTGTGGTTGCACTTGTGATGTAAAGCAAACTGCAACAAAAGTAGAGGCGCCAAAAAAAGTTGAAAAAGAAGCTGTAAAGAAAGAAGCAGCTCCAAAACGTACAGGTAAAGTATTAACAGCAGTGATTAACGGGAAAGAAATGACTGTTAAAGAGATTGCTGAAACATACGATATTAGTACAAGTACTGTTCGCCAGCGTATTAATGCTGGGAAACCTGAGAGTGAAATTATTGCTCCGACAAAAAAGAAGTAATTTAATAGAAAAACCCGTGCATATGCACGGGTTTTTTATTTTACAAGTTTACGTGTTTGTTTTAAAAAATGGCCAATTTTTTTAATGATTGGTTCAATTGAATCGCCATCTTTTAAAATATCATATTCATTAATGTTTAATCGTAAAACAGGGCATGCATTAAAGTTATTAATCCAGTTTTCGTAACGGCCATGCATCTCTTTCCAATACTCAATTGGTGTTTGTTGTTCCATTGGACGTCCGCGTTCTTGAATACGATCAACAATATCATCGAAAGAACCTTCTAAGTAAATTAATAAATCAGGATGAGGGAAGTAAGGAGTCATGACCATAGCGTCAAATAAACCTTTGTATGTTTCATAATCAGTTTCCGTCATTGTACCTTTTTCATGATGCATCTTTGCAAAAATGCCGGTGTCTTCATAGATAGAGCGATCTTGAACAAAACCGCCACCGTATTCAAAAATTCTTTTTTGTTCTTTAAATCGTTCTGCTAAAAAGTACACTTGCAAGTGGAAGCTCCAGCGTGTGAAATCAGCATAGAACTTGTCCAAATACGGGTTTGAATCTACCTTTTCAAATGATGTGCGATAGCCTAAAGCGTTAGCTAATGCAGTTGTCATAGTTGATTTACCCACACCTACTGTTCCAGCAATCGTGATTACTGCGTCATTTGGTATATCATATTTTTGCCTTAAATTCATTGTTATTTCGACTCCTTTAAGAGAGTATTTTGAAGGGCGGATAGGATGACGTTTAAATCATCAGGATTTTTTACAAAATCAATATCGTCTCCGTTAAATTTTAATACTGGGATATCTGGATGATCCTTTTTAAAAGTATCCATTGCTGTTTCGTAATCTTTTGTGAGCTGTAGTAAGTAATTTGGATCCATGTTTTTTTCGAATTCTCTTCCGCGCATCGCAATTCGTGTTTGTAATGTTTCCAAGCTAGCTGTTAAATAAACGATAACGTTTGGTACAGGCATATCTTGTGTAAGGATACGATAGATTTGCATGTACTTGTCGTATTGAGAATTCTTTAATGTACGTGATGCGAAAATTAAATTTTTAAATATATGATAATCCGCTACTACTGGCTTCCTTTGATTCAAATACTTTATGTTAATATCTTCTAATTGTTTGTATCTATTACAAAGAAAGAACATCTCTGTTTGAAAACTCCATTCGTCGATGTCTTCATAGAATTTTCCTAAAAAAGGATTCTCATCAACAATCTCTTTTAGTAAGTGGAGTTGCATGTGAGTTGAAATTGCCTTCGCAAGTGAGGTTTTTCCAACACCAATTGGTCCTTCAACCGTGATAAATGGTACTCCGGTCACGCTGTTTCCTCCTTTCAATCAGTGATTTACCGTGACTACTAAAAACACAAAACAGAATTATTGTAGCACAAGAGGGAAGCGAGCGGGTTAATTTGATATAAAAAGTTAGAAAATAGATATATGTATTAATTAATTTTTATTTGAGATGACGGTACTATATTTGCTTTTAATGTGGCTTCCATTATTTTTAAAGCATGCAGATTATCCTGATCATGATTAGAGGCGATACAGTCCTGTGGTACATACAGTGTATAATTTCTCATATGAGCATCGTTAGCTGTAAAGAGGATACATATATTCCCGGCGACTCCTGTCAATATTAGATTTTCTATTTTTAAATAGCCTAATAAAGAATTTAAAGGTGTTTCATAAAAAGCAGAGTAATGTGGTTTAATAAAAATGTAATCATCAGTATTTGGAGCAATCTTATGAATGATATTTTCACTATACTCATTTGTACAATGAGTAATTAATTGGTCAATATCAGATCTCCAAAGTTGATAATGGTCATTAACATAAATTATGGGATAGCCAAAGGAGTTCATTGTTTTCTTTAATCGTAAAATAGGATTTGTTATAATTTCGCATTTTTTGGCTAGGATGGGACCGTGTGAAAATTGAAAATCATTAATCATATCGATAATGAGTAAGGCAGTATTCTTCATATGTAATCTCCTCTCTTTTTTATTAGGGTGGATTGAATTTGTAAAAGTTATCCCATGTGTAGTAAATGGAAATAAGTGTACTTTATTTGTAATGAAAGGACTATGGTATGGAACACGATCAAGATATTTATTTTATGCAGTTAGCAATAGAAGAGGCTAAAAAAGCAGAGGCAATACAAGAAGTACCGATTGGTGCAGTTATAGTGTTAGATGATGAAGTAATTAGTGTTGCTCATAATTTAAGAGAAACTGAACAAAGATCAATAGCTCACGCTGAGTTGTTAGCTATTGATGAGGCTTGCAAAAAATTAGGGACATGGCGTTTAGAAGATGCGACGCTATATGTAACATTAGAGCCTTGTCCGATGTGTGCGGGTGGAATTGTTTTATCACGAGTGAAGCGAGTTGTATATGGTGCAAGTGATCCGAAAGGTGGATGTGCAGGGACGTTGATGAATCTTTTGACGGATGAACGCTTTAATCATCAATGCGAGGTAGTGACTGGTGTATTAGAAGAAGAATGCGGTCAGTTGCTAACAAACTTTTTTAGAGAGCTTCGGAAAAAAAGAAAAGCGATAAAAAAATTAGAGAAAAGTAACGAGAATTAACGTATTTGCATTTTATAAAAAAACAAGTTATACTGATAATGCCTTTTAATGAAGGCAACCGAATATTGGTTTTAACTTTGCCGTGCTAAGCGGGGAGGTAGCGGTGCCCTATACTCGCAATCCGCTCTAGCGAGGCCGAATCCCTTCTCGAGGTTATGCTGCTGTAAGGTCTGCCTTAAGTAAGTGGTGTTGACGTTTGGGTCCTGCGCAACGGGACCCCGTGAACCTTGTCAGGTCCGGAAGGAAGCAGCAATAAGCGGGTCTTCTCGTGTGCCGCAGGAGTGCCTGAACCGAGCTAACTGCTTGAGTAACGCTTATGGTACGTAATCGACAGAAGGTGCACGGCAGTTATATATGTATACAAAACTCACCTTAATACTAAGGTGGGTTTTTTGTATAGAAAATAACTTTTGGAATCTATAAACAGAATGGGTTATAATAAATGAGATAATAACCTTTAAGGGAGGCCGTATTTTCGTGTCATACCAAGCGTTATACCGAACATGGAGACCGCAAAAGTTTGAAGATGTAGTTGGTCAAAAGCACGTGACAAAAACGTTGCAAAATGCCCTTCTTCAAGAGAAAGTTTCACATGCTTATTTATTTTCTGGGCCGAGGGGAACAGGAAAAACGACAATTGCAAAAGTATTTGCAAAAGCAATCAACTGTGAACACGCTCCGGTAGCTGAACCTTGTAATGAATGTCCTTCTTGTTTGGGGATTACACAAGGATCCATTTCAGATGTATTAGAAATTGATGCGGCTTCAAATAACGGTGTAGATGAAATTCGAGATATTAGAGATAAAGTAAAATATGCTCCAAGTGCTGTAGAATATAAAGTATACATTATTGATGAAGTCCACATGCTTTCCATGGGTGCCTTCAATGCGCTTTTAAAAACGTTAGAAGAGCCACCAGGACACGTCATCTTTATTTTGGCGACAACAGAACCGCATAAGATTCCGCCTACAATCATTTCACGTTGCCAGCGTTTTGAATTTCGAAAAATATCAGTAAATGATATTGTTGAGAGATTATCGACGGTTGTGACGAATGAAGGTACGCAAGTAGAAGATGAGGCGTTACAAATTGTTGCACGTGCCGCTGAAGGTGGTATGCGTGATGCGCTTAGTCTTATTGATCAGGCAATATCTTATAGTGATGAGACAGTTACAACAGAAGATGTATTAGCTGTGACAGGTTCTGTTTCCCAGCAATACTTAGGTAACTTAGTAGAATGTATACGTGAAAATGATGTATCAAGAGCATTACGTATCATAGATGAGATGATGGGTAAAGGGAAAGATCCAGTTCGTTTTATGGAAGATTTCATTTACTATTATCGCGATATGCTTTTATATCAAACTTCACCACAACTGGAACATATGTTGGAACGAGTAATGGTAGATGAGCAATTCCGGATGTTAAGTGAAGAAATGCAACCGGAAATAATCTATGAAATCATTCATACTCTTAGTAAGGGACAACAGGAAATGAAGTGGACAAATCATCCGCGAATTTTCTTAGAAGTTGTTATGGTACAACTGTGTCAACAGTTTATGATGCAAGCAAATGGTGCAGATCGTTTACAAGCAATTATGAACAGGATGCAGCAATTGGAGAAAGAGTTAGAACAAGTCAAAAAGAATGGTGTGCCGGCTGGTGTGCAGCAGGAAGTCAGAGAGACACGTGCAACACCAAAGCCAGTGCGGACAGGTAGTATGAAGATTCCTGTCGGACGCGTAAATGAAGTGTTAAAACAAGCAAAGCGTCAGGATTTAGAACAATTAAAAGCTGTGTGGGGCGAGTTGTTAGGAAGACTCAAAGCATACAACAAAGTAGCGTTTGCTGTTTTATTAGAAAATAGCGAACCGGTAGCAGCTTCGGATGATACTTACGTTTTAGCGTTTCAATATGAGATTCACTGTAAAATGGCAAGCGAAAATCGAGAAGCTATGGATACAGTGGAACAAGCTTTATTTGAATTGCTAAGTAAAAGATTAAATATGATTGCCATTCCCAAAAGTGAATGGGGTAAAATCCGTGAAGATTTTTTACAGCGTGAAGGCGGGGATTCTGAAGAAAGCCCAGAGAAAAAAGAAGATCCTCTTATAGAAGAGGCAGTAAAGTTAGTAGGACAAGAACTTATTGAAATAAAAGAGTAATAATAATTAGGAGGAATTAATTATGATGCGTGGCGGAATGGGAAATATGAATAATATGATGAAACAAATGCAAAAAATGCAAAAAGATATGGCAAAAGCGCAAGAAGAGCTTGGTGACAAAACAGTTGAAGGTACAGCTGGCGGCGGTATGATTACAGTTATTGCAAATGGTCATAAGCAAATTCTTGAAGTGAAAGTTAAAGAAGAAGTTGTAGATCCGGAAGATATCGAAATGTTACAAGACTTAGTGCTAGCTGCAACAAATGATGCACTTAAAAAAGCTGATGAACTTTCGAATTCTACAATGGGTAAATTTACAAAAGGCTTGAACTTACCAGGTGGAATGTTCTAGGAGGATACTGATATATGCATTATCCAGAACCGATATCGAAATTAATTGATAGTTTTATGAAGTTGCCAGGGATCGGACCGAAAACAGCGGTTCGCTTGGCATTTTTCGTATTAGATATGAAAGAAGATGATGTGTTAGGTTTTGCAAAAGCACTTGTGAATGCGAAGCGAGATCTAGCGTATTGTTCTGTATGCGGACATATTACTGACCGCGATCCTTGTTATATTTGTAATGATTCACATCGAGATCAATCGGTTGTTTGTGTTGTGCAGGAACCGAAAGATGTAATCGCAATGGAAAAGATGAAAGAGTATCAAGGTGTATATCATGTGTTACGGGGTGCGATTTCTCCAATGGAGGGAGTTGGACCTGAAGACATTAATATCCCGCAACTTTTAAAGCGACTGCACGATGAAACGGTACAAGAAGTGATATTGGCAACAAACCCTAATATTGAAGGGGAAGCTACAGCGATGTATATATCCCGCCTCTTAAAGCCGACAGGTATTAAAGTAACTCGTATTGCACATGGTCTGCCAGTGGGTGGAGATTTAGAATATGCAGATGAAGTGACACTGTCGAAAGCGTTAGAAGGTCGTAGAGAAGTATAAGAGGAGAAACAAAAATGTTCTTTCAAAAAAAGGGTAAATTGCGCAAAGAGTATGATGATAAACTAATTGTACTATTAGAAAAAGTGAAGAATGAATGGTTACGTCAGAAAAGAATGGTTGAACAAAGTGTGGAACCATCTCAAGATGTGCTTTGTTCTTTGAAAATAGCAGAGGCGAAATATTTCTTCTTGTTAAAAGAAGCAAAACGTCGTCCTGTAAAAATGGAACAATGGTAAAAGGTTCTGCTGAAAAAGCAGAACCTTTTATTTTATTCGTTAAACATTGCGTGGTTACTTCGTTTGGAAAGAATGATGAATCGTTTTATATGAAGAAAGTGT includes these proteins:
- a CDS encoding DUF3797 domain-containing protein; its protein translation is MDLIIQTFPLDGKTLYYVQCPVCKNNRILNSGANVSRIISDDTFRKLCGCTCDVKQTATKVEAPKKVEKEAVKKEAAPKRTGKVLTAVINGKEMTVKEIAETYDISTSTVRQRINAGKPESEIIAPTKKK
- a CDS encoding isochorismatase family cysteine hydrolase; its protein translation is MKNTALLIIDMINDFQFSHGPILAKKCEIITNPILRLKKTMNSFGYPIIYVNDHYQLWRSDIDQLITHCTNEYSENIIHKIAPNTDDYIFIKPHYSAFYETPLNSLLGYLKIENLILTGVAGNICILFTANDAHMRNYTLYVPQDCIASNHDQDNLHALKIMEATLKANIVPSSQIKIN
- the dnaX gene encoding DNA polymerase III subunit gamma/tau, which gives rise to MSYQALYRTWRPQKFEDVVGQKHVTKTLQNALLQEKVSHAYLFSGPRGTGKTTIAKVFAKAINCEHAPVAEPCNECPSCLGITQGSISDVLEIDAASNNGVDEIRDIRDKVKYAPSAVEYKVYIIDEVHMLSMGAFNALLKTLEEPPGHVIFILATTEPHKIPPTIISRCQRFEFRKISVNDIVERLSTVVTNEGTQVEDEALQIVARAAEGGMRDALSLIDQAISYSDETVTTEDVLAVTGSVSQQYLGNLVECIRENDVSRALRIIDEMMGKGKDPVRFMEDFIYYYRDMLLYQTSPQLEHMLERVMVDEQFRMLSEEMQPEIIYEIIHTLSKGQQEMKWTNHPRIFLEVVMVQLCQQFMMQANGADRLQAIMNRMQQLEKELEQVKKNGVPAGVQQEVRETRATPKPVRTGSMKIPVGRVNEVLKQAKRQDLEQLKAVWGELLGRLKAYNKVAFAVLLENSEPVAASDDTYVLAFQYEIHCKMASENREAMDTVEQALFELLSKRLNMIAIPKSEWGKIREDFLQREGGDSEESPEKKEDPLIEEAVKLVGQELIEIKE
- a CDS encoding YbaB/EbfC family nucleoid-associated protein, yielding MRGGMGNMNNMMKQMQKMQKDMAKAQEELGDKTVEGTAGGGMITVIANGHKQILEVKVKEEVVDPEDIEMLQDLVLAATNDALKKADELSNSTMGKFTKGLNLPGGMF
- the recR gene encoding recombination protein RecR; translation: MHYPEPISKLIDSFMKLPGIGPKTAVRLAFFVLDMKEDDVLGFAKALVNAKRDLAYCSVCGHITDRDPCYICNDSHRDQSVVCVVQEPKDVIAMEKMKEYQGVYHVLRGAISPMEGVGPEDINIPQLLKRLHDETVQEVILATNPNIEGEATAMYISRLLKPTGIKVTRIAHGLPVGGDLEYADEVTLSKALEGRREV
- a CDS encoding deoxynucleoside kinase, with protein sequence MTGVPFITVEGPIGVGKTSLAKAISTHMQLHLLKEIVDENPFLGKFYEDIDEWSFQTEMFFLCNRYKQLEDINIKYLNQRKPVVADYHIFKNLIFASRTLKNSQYDKYMQIYRILTQDMPVPNVIVYLTASLETLQTRIAMRGREFEKNMDPNYLLQLTKDYETAMDTFKKDHPDIPVLKFNGDDIDFVKNPDDLNVILSALQNTLLKESK
- a CDS encoding deoxynucleoside kinase, whose product is MNLRQKYDIPNDAVITIAGTVGVGKSTMTTALANALGYRTSFEKVDSNPYLDKFYADFTRWSFHLQVYFLAERFKEQKRIFEYGGGFVQDRSIYEDTGIFAKMHHEKGTMTETDYETYKGLFDAMVMTPYFPHPDLLIYLEGSFDDIVDRIQERGRPMEQQTPIEYWKEMHGRYENWINNFNACPVLRLNINEYDILKDGDSIEPIIKKIGHFLKQTRKLVK
- the tadA gene encoding tRNA adenosine(34) deaminase TadA, yielding MEHDQDIYFMQLAIEEAKKAEAIQEVPIGAVIVLDDEVISVAHNLRETEQRSIAHAELLAIDEACKKLGTWRLEDATLYVTLEPCPMCAGGIVLSRVKRVVYGASDPKGGCAGTLMNLLTDERFNHQCEVVTGVLEEECGQLLTNFFRELRKKRKAIKKLEKSNEN
- a CDS encoding YaaL family protein; its protein translation is MFFQKKGKLRKEYDDKLIVLLEKVKNEWLRQKRMVEQSVEPSQDVLCSLKIAEAKYFFLLKEAKRRPVKMEQW